One genomic window of Monodelphis domestica isolate mMonDom1 chromosome 1, mMonDom1.pri, whole genome shotgun sequence includes the following:
- the CACFD1 gene encoding calcium channel flower homolog isoform X3: protein MTYKEKRAKKHGTQIIEGACAISGLFNCITIHPLNIAAGVWMMLNAFILFLCEAPFCCQFIEFANTIADKADRLRPWHKAIFYCVQEWILHCKKRIDLGVKRSRMAVFPIVISLTLTTLLGNAIAFSTGVLYGLSALGKKGDAISYARIQQQKQQADEEKLTGTLEGEL, encoded by the exons atgacttacaaagaaaaaagagcaaagaaacaTGGAACACAGATCATTGAGGGAG CTTGTGCAATTTCTGGCCTCTTCAACTGTATCACCATTCACCCACTCAACATTGCAGCCGGTGTATGGATGAT gttaaatgcCTTCATCCTGTTTTTGTGTGAGGCACCTTTCTGCTGCCAGTTCATTGAGTTTGCAAATACAATTGCTGACAAGGCTGACCGGTTGAGGCCTTGGCATAAGGCCATCTTCTACTGTGT GCAGGAATGGATCCTTCATTGTAAAAAGAGGATTGACCTGGGAGTCAAGAGATCCAG GATGGCAGTTTTCCCCATTGTCATCAGCCTGACCCTGACCACCCTCCTGGGAAATGCCATCGCCTTCTCCACTGGTGTGCTTTATGGACTTTCTGCACTTGGCAAAAA GGGTGATGCAATTTCCTATGCAAGGAtccagcagcagaagcagcaggcAGATGAGGAAAAACTGACAGGAACCCTTGAAGGGGAGCTGTGA